The following are encoded in a window of Panicum virgatum strain AP13 chromosome 5N, P.virgatum_v5, whole genome shotgun sequence genomic DNA:
- the LOC120672656 gene encoding protein WVD2-like 7, producing MATEVNQTYFAWSQGESTERDGPEGVSVSQTLDHGSISFGRFELESLSWEKWSVFTNDRRNEEFGKFNGLVAQKKAYFEEYYKKIRELKASQQQNQQTELTLEYSGDGSDSSQTAEDERGADLETPTGSGAPVDDYAEEAHHETMLEHGLQYYDDQGNKNFNTDVSSSNLSLSTGILQQTDHDVRGTVHGDISASKMDMGQQNAISGHDDTRTAYEAVRTPRRIIEKDSRLRHTPKIIPKSIKNLSKSAVDYTFASERTGSVKPSTSMDQKTKPVQRPNAAAPQKIARTPERSKLTGLRRPSSAGAQRPSTGERRPIAKTNSKTLADASTPRRPSTAERRPVTRDHAQKQANVTTPRRPSTSERRLIKRESAAKHADTSSVSRPSTGDRRAITRDIVLKTDVKTPSKARQTVAHPKSEATTADNPKKAVTPSAARSSKLETKSNDDRLKGLSALDNQSTRSKRMDSQVSGKQKSSSVNLPPRKIFSSSVGEPAVKNISRTKKKEGIQATVQSRVSTSKRTATLQTGNLKTRAPNPPAPPPPPRRPSRMTSKPTASTSSIGARKPKASAPQWH from the exons ATGGCGACAGAAGTCAATCAAACTTACTTTGCATGGTCACAAGGAGAGTCAACTGAACGGGATGGTCCTGAA GGAGTATCGGTATCCCAGACACTTGATCATGGCTCCATTTCCTTCGGAAGATTTGAGCTGGAGTCACTATCGTGGGAGAAGTGGTCTGTATTTACTAATGACAGACGCAATGAAGAATTTGGAAAGTTCAATGGTTTAGTCGCTCAGAAGAAGGCTTATTTTGAAGAGTATTACAAGAAGATCAGGGAACTAAAGGCTTCACAACAGCAAAACCAGCAAACTGAACTTACACTGGAGTACAGTGGTGATGGTAGTGACTCTAGCCAGACAGCAGAAGATGAGCGGGGTGCTGATCTTGAAACTCCCACTGGATCAGGAGCACCTGTGGATGATTATGCAGAAGAAGCTCATCATGAAACTATGTTGGAGCATGGACTGCAATACTACGATGACCAAGGAAACAAAAACTTCAATACAGATGTTTCCTCGTCTAATCTTTCTTTGTCGACTGGAATTCTGCAGCAAACCGACCATGATGTTAGAGGAACTGTCCATGGTGATATTTCTGCCAGCAAAATGGACATGGGGCAACAGAATGCGATTTCTGGTCATGATGATACTAGAACAGCATATGAAGCTGTGAGGACTCCTAGAAGAATTATTGAGAAAGATTCCAGGCTCAGACACACACCAAAGATAATACCAAAATCCATCAAAAACCTTTCAAAAAGTGCTGTGGATTACACATTTGCTAGTGAG AGGACTGGTTCAGTGAAGCCCAGTACAAGTATGGACCAGAAGACTAAGCCGGTGCAAAGGCCAAACGCAGCAGCACCCCAGAAGATTGCTCGCACTCCAGAAAGGAGCAAGCTTACAGGTCTCAGAAGACCTTCCTCAGCAGGTGCACAACGGCCTTCTACTGGAGAGCGGCGCCCCATTGCGAAAACGAATTCAAAGACTCTTGCTGATGCTTCCACCCCGCGACGACCTTCCACTGCTGAGAGACGCCCAGTCACCCGAGATCATGCACAGAAGCAAGCCAATGTCACAACACCACGCCGACCTTCTACTTCTGAAAGACGTCTCATCAAAAGAGAAAGTGCAGCAAAGCATGCTGATACTTCCTCTGTAAGTCGGCCCTCTACAGGAGACCGACGTGCTATTACTAGAGATATTGTTCTGAAAACAGATGTGAAGACGCCTAGCAAAGCAAGACAAACTGTGGCTCATCCAAAGAGTGAAGCAACTACAGCG GACAATCCCAAAAAGGCTGTCACTCCAAGTGCTGCTAGAAGTAGCAAGCTGGAAACCAAAAG CAATGACGACAGACTGAAGGGGCTTTCAGCATTGGATAACCAGTCTACTAGGTCTAAAAGAATGGACTCGCAAGTGTCTGGCAAACAAAAATCAAG CTCTGTTAACCTTCCTCCAAGGAAAATTTTCAGTTCCAGTGTTGGAGAACCGGCAGTAAAAAACATTTCTAGGACAAAAAAGAAAGAG GGCATTCAGGCGACAGTGCAATCTCGAGTATCCACTTCAAAGAGGACAGCCACTTTGCAGACTGGGAACTTAAAGACGAGGGCTCCAAAT ccaccagcaccaccacctccaccacgtCGGCCATCACGAATGACGAGCAAACCAACCGCCAGTACCTCATCGATTGGCGCAAGAAAGCCAAA GGCTTCAGCACCACAATGGCACTGA